The nucleotide window CGCCCCGCTGCACCCGCTCGATTTCCGCGCGCTGGCCGAGGAGATGGCCGGCACGCTGAAGGCATACGGCGATGCGGCAGGGGGCGCGTTCGATCTCAGCCAGCCGCTCGCAGAGGCGAAGGCGCTGCGAGCCGACCTCGACCGCTGGTACCTCGACCGCGCTGGCCTGGGCGGCCGACCGGCATCCGACCCCGCGGTGCGGGCGGCCAATACCACGCTGCGGAAACTCGCGCGCGTCCTTGTGCGGATCAACTACACCCGCGCCGGCCGGTTCCGCCACGACCCGGCGGTGGACGTGCCTCCGCTGCCCGATCTGGCTCCGGCCAAGACCCTGGCGGGAATCGAGCCGGGGGGGCACCGATACCGCGTGACGCTGACGCACCTGGTGCGCGGCCGTAACCGCGTGACCGCGGCGCTGCGTGAGGCACGGGGGCTGGTGGCGGCACCATGAGAGCCGCCGTCATCCACCGTCACGGCGGTCCCGAGGTCCTGAACATCGAGGAGGTTCCGATTCCCACGGCCGGCCCAGGCGAGGCCCTGATCCGGGTCGGCGCCTGCGCGCTGAACAACATGGACATCTGGGCGCGCTCGGGCCCGCCCGGGGGCCGGGTCGTCTTCCCCTGGCGTGAGCGGAAGTTCCCACTCACGACGGGCGGGGACGTGGCAGGGACGGTGGTGGCTGTAGGGTCCGAGACGGGAGTGCCCGCGGGGCCCGGTGTCCTGCCCGCCGCCTCCGGCGCCCAAGAGTGGCAGCCCGGCGACCGCGTCGTGATCAACCCGATCCTGGCGTGCGGACGGTGCGGGTTCTGCCTCGCTGGCGAGCAGACGATGTGCCTCTCGTACAAGATCTTCGGCGAGCACACGCCCGGCGGGCTGGCCGAGTATGTGGTCGCGCCCTTCGCGAACCTGATCCGTGTCCCAGACCACGTGTCCTTCGAGAAGGCGGCCGTGCCCGCGGCCTACTGCACCGCCTGGCGGATGATGATCACCGCCGGGGGCCTCCGCGCGGGTGAGGACGTGCTGGCCGTCGGCGCCTCAGGCGGCGTGGGAACCGCGGTGCTTCTGATCGCGCGGATGGCCGGCGCGCGCCGGATCTTCGCCGTATTGGGCGGGCCCGAGAAGGCGGCCAAGGCCGCGGCCGCCGGCGCAATCCCCATAGACCACAGGGAGCACCCGAACTTCAGCGAGCAGATACTGGCCGCCACCGACGGCGCCGGAGTGCACCTCGCGGCCGACCCCGTCGGCGCGCCGTCTTGGCAGCAGACAATTCGCAGCCTCCGCCGCGGCGGCCGCATGACGATCTGCGGCGCCTCCGGCGGCGAGCGGCCCGACTTCGACATCCGCGAGGTCTACCAGTGCCACCGCCGGATCATAGGCGCGCCGATGGGCAACGCGAGTGACTTGCGCGCGGTTATGTCCGCGATCTTCACTGGCGCGATAGATCCCATCCTGCACGCTGTGCTGCCCCTTTCCGAGATCCGGGAAGCCCACCGGATCATGGGCGCGCGGGAGCACTTCGGCAAGGTGGTGATGGTGCCGTAGGGTGTTGCGTTAGGAGCAACCGACGCACCCTATTGACAGGGGTGCACCGTACGGGTCATGCTTAAGAGGCGATGTCATCTAGACGTCTAGTGCGGTCCACGATTAACCCCCACTCCCGCGTTCCCAAGTATCTTCAGCTCAAAGCAAAGTTCATGCGCGAGATCCAGGAGGGACGGTGGACTGAGGGTGCACGATTCGCGTCTGATCAGGAGCTGACCTCGCAGCTCGGGGTTAGCAGGATGACGGTGCGACAGGCCGTCTCCGAACTGGTCAACGATGGCTTCCTCCGCCGCGATCATGGGAAGGGTACCTTCGTCACGCGGCCCCGCGCCCTGCGTCGGTTCTGGACGGTGATTTCATTCACTGAGGAAATGAGGTCCCGGGGGCTGGAGGTTCAGAACAAGCTGCTCGGCGTCCGGCGGGTGATCCCGTCCGGCCCGATCCAGAAGGCGCTGCGCCTGGGGCCAGGGGAGCGCGTGCTGCAGATCCGGCGCATCCGCGCGGTACACGGCCAGCCCATTGCCTACAACGTTTCCAACATCCCACTGTCCCGCTGTCCCGACCTGGACCGCTGCAACCTCGAGGAGGACTCGCTCTACCTCATCATCCAGAACCGGTACGGCTATCGGATCACGCGGGGCGACCGGGCCTACCGCGCGGCCAAACCCAGCCGAGCAGAGGCGGCGCTGCTGGGGGTCGCGCCGGGCGACCCGGTGTTGGTCGTGGAGGGCACGACGTTCGTGGACCGGGAGATCCCCATTGACTACTGCTACGAGGTCTACCGTGAATAGGCCGGTGCGGATCGGCGTGATAGGTGAGCAGGACGCCTCTCCGGCGCTTGTTGCTGTGGCCGAGGAAGTCGGCCGGGAGGTCGCCCGCAGGGGCGGCGTGGTTGTCTGCGGCGGGATGGGAGGGGTGATGGCCGGCGCGGCGCGGGGTGCGGCCCGCGAGGGGGGCGTCGTCGTTGGCATCCTCCCAGGGTCCACCGCCGATGGAGGCAGCCCTCACGTGACCATACCCATCGTTACGGGCATGGGAGAGGGGCGCAATGTCCTGATCGCGCGCACGGCGGAGGCGGTGATTGCGATAGGAGGCGCCTACGGAACGCTTTCGGAGATCGCCTACGCGCTCAAGATGGGCGTCACGGTGGTGGGTTACGGGACCTGGGTGATGCAACGGGCCGGGATTGAGGCCGATCCCATCCGGCGCGTGGACAAACCCATTGAGGCAGTGGCACTTGCCTGGGAGGCGGCCGTCGAGCGCCGGCGCTCTGCGGAGGGTAACGTGCCTCACGAAGAACGTTCCCCAAAGGGGAGGAGGGAAGAACCATGAGAAGGCTGATTGCAGTCCTTGTGGTGCTGGTGGTCGTCGCGGCCGCTGGCCCCGCAGGGTACGGACAGTCTCGCGTGACGCTGCAGGTGGCCATTGCAGCGGACGTCAACGTCGTAGAGGTTCATCGGAACTTCCTGGGCGTGGCGTTCAGCAAGAACCACCCGACGGTAGGTTTCAACGTTGTGGGCACCGGCACCGGCGAGGCAGCCAGCCGGGCGATCTATACCAAGCTCAAGGCGCAGGCCGACGCCGGGCGCCGCAACTGGGACATTGACGTGGCGGTGGTCTCGATGCGATACGCTGCGCAGATGGTGAGGGAGAACCTGCTGCACAGGTTCACCTCCGACCTCCAGTTCGCACCCTACGTGGTGGGTCCCGACACGGTACGGGCGTTCGGGGTGGACATCAAGGGCTACGTGGTCCCCATGTTTCGCAATCAGATAGCCATAGCCTACAACCCGCAGTTCGTGAGCAAGCCACCCCGGACATTCGCCGAGCTAGAGGCCTGGGTGCGGGCCAACCCCCGGCGGTTCGGCTACAACGGAATACGGGGCGGTGTCTCTGGTATCGGTTTCACCATGGGGTGGGTGTTCTACAAGACCGGGCAGTACGATCTTCTCCTCCAGGGACCCTACGACAAAGCCCATGAGGGGATGATCCGCTCGTCCATCGAGCAGCTTCGGGAGTTCAACCGGAATGTCACGGTCACCTCGGGCAATGCCGGCACCTTGGACGCCTTGAACCGCGGCGAGATATGGATGGGCGCGGTGTGGGTGGACCAGCTCGTGGCCTGGAAGAACGAGGGGCGCATGAACCCGGATATCACCCCGGTGCTGATCGCGCCCGGGCTGCCCATCTACCCGCTCTACCTGACGGTGCCGCGCGAGGCGGCCAACCGCGACTGGGCCGCGAAGTACATAGACCTGGTGGCCAACCCACACATCCAGGCCAAGGTCATCGTGGAGCAGTTCGGTTGGTACCCGGGGATTGACCCCAACCGGGTGATGCCGCTGGTGTCGGACAAGGCCAAGGCGCTGCTGTTCCGAGGCGTGACCGCCGAGGACCTAGCCCGCTACTCGCGGCAGATGCCGCTGGCCGAGTACTATGACTTCATCCTGCTGGCCTACGAGGAGATCGTGCGTTAGGTGAACGCGGCACGGCCGGCGGAGCAGGTCCTGTGGTGGCTGGCGGCAATACCGGCCACCATGGTGATCATCGTCGGCTTTGGGTTTCCGCTGGTGCAGTCGCTTGTCGCGTCGTTCACGCGCGACGGCGTTCTGACGCTGGCGAACTACGAGCTGGTCTACAGGTTATACAGGCAAGACGTCGTCTACACGGTCTTGGTGGCCGCTGCGGGGTTGGTGCTGACCTTCGGGATCGGCATCCCCCTCAGCGGCTACCTGCGGCTGCACCACTCGCAGACCGCCGAATTTCTATTGAAGGTCCCGCTCTTCGTTCCGTTCGTGGTCGTCGGGCATGCGATGCGCATCTTCCTGGCCCCGCGTGGCACGCTGCTGATCTTCCTGCACGCGCTGGGGCTGGTATCCCAGGACACAACCCTGGCGATCAGCGAGGGATGGCTGGGGCTTTCAATAGCGCTGGCGTGGAAGCACCTGGCCCTGGTGGTCCTGCTGCTGATGGGCGCGTTCCGGGGGGTGGGCGAGGAGTACCTGGAGGCCGCGCGGGGCTTCGGCGCCGGGACGCTTCGGCAGATCTGGGCGGTTATGGTGCCCATGGCGGCACCGTCAATCGGGCTGGCAGTGGTGCTATCGCTTACGTCGATGCTGGCCTCGTTCTCTATCCCCCTTATGATGACGAAGGGGTCCGGGCCTCAGATGTTGATGATTGACCTCTACCACCGTTACGGGCTGCACGGCGACTTCGGCACGGCCAGCGCGATCGGCGTAGTGTCCTACCTCCTGGCCGCGGGAGCCGCCTACTACTACCTGAAGGGCGTCGTGCGGCAGTGAACGCGACCGTGCCGCCTGCGGCCCACCAGCGAGACCGGCCCAGGGGACTGCTGGCGCTGGTTCTGCGGGCGGCGCTTGTGGCCGTGCTCCTGGCAGCCGTCGTCGGGCCGCTGGCAGGGCTGGTGCTGTGGTCGGTCGCCGAGCGCTGGCACTGGCCGGCGCTGCTGCCCCAGCAGGTAGGGCTGAAGTACTGGGCCCGCATTACCCAAGGAGATCTGCTGGCCGCCCTTACCCGCGGCGTGGCTATCGCATCGGTGACCACCGTGGTGGCTTTGGTGGCCGCAATCCCGGTCTCCTACGGGGCCGCCAGGGCGCGCCTGCCGCTGGGTCCGGTGTTGCTCATGCTGTTCCTTCTGCCACAGGCCTTTCCGCAGTTGCCGGTCTTCGCCAGCGCCGCGGTGTTGTTCTACCGCTGGAACCTGGCGGGCACGTATGCAGGCGTCGTTCTGATCCACCTGGTGGGCGGGCTGGTCTACGCCGTCTGGACAATGACCGCCGTCTTCCGCGCGATCGGGGAGGACATTGAAGAGGCGGCAATAAACCTCGGCGCCTCGGTGACGCGGACGTTCTTCCGGATCTCGCTGCCGCTGGCGCTGCCGGGGGTGGTGGCCAGCTCGATCCTGGTCTTCATATACTCACTGGATGAGTTCACCGGTACCCTGCTGGTGGGCGCACCGTACGTTACGACGCTGCCCGTTTACATGTACACGGCGAGCCTGGGATATGAACTCCAGATTGCTTCGGTTACCGCGCTTGTCCTGATGGTACCTGGGGTGCTCCTCCTGGTGCTCATGGAGCGCTTCCTGCGGGCCGAGTACCTGGCGTTCTTCGGGCGTCTGTGAGCACGTTCGGAGGGTGACTTAGAAAGATGGATGTTCGCGTCGAAGACCTAACCAAGCGGTACGGACAGGTTACCGCGCTGGATGGCGTGAGCCAGGCTTTCCCATCGGGCGCTCTGACCGCGGTGGTCGGCCCCTCGGGGTGCGGCAAGACCACGCTTCTGCGCTGCCTGGCCGGATTCGTGGCTCCGGACCGCGGCCGGATCCGGATGGGTGATCGGGACGTCACGTACACGCAGCCTCAATCGCGCGACGCGGCCATGGTCTTTCAGAGCTACGCACTCTGGCCACACATGACGGTCTTTGAGAACCTGGCCTTCGCCCTGCGATTGCGCAAGGTCTCCCGCCGCGACGTCGAGCAGAGAGTGCGCGAGGCGCTGGATCTTGTGGAGCTCGATCGCGTCCCCGGGATAGAGGGGCGAAAGCCCCGCCAGCTTTCAGGCGGGCAGCAGCAGCGCGTGGCGCTGGCCCGGGCCATCGCCGTCCGTCCTCAGGTGTTGCTGCTGGACGAGCCGCTCAGCAACCTGGACGCGAAGATCCGCCACCGCGTGCGCGTCGAGATTCGGGCGCTGCAGCGCCGCACCGGCATCACCGCAATCTACGTCACCCACGACCAAGAAGAGGCGATGAGCATCGCGGATATGGTCGTGGTCATGGAGGGTGGGCGCGTCGCTCAGGCCGGTCGTCCCGAAGAGGTCTATGCGCACCCCAAGAGCCCGTTCGTGGCGGAATTTCTGGGCTCCACGAACGTGCTTGCGGCGGTGATGGATCCTGACGGCCGGATCCTGCCCTCCGCGGCCGGC belongs to bacterium and includes:
- a CDS encoding sugar ABC transporter permease — translated: MNAARPAEQVLWWLAAIPATMVIIVGFGFPLVQSLVASFTRDGVLTLANYELVYRLYRQDVVYTVLVAAAGLVLTFGIGIPLSGYLRLHHSQTAEFLLKVPLFVPFVVVGHAMRIFLAPRGTLLIFLHALGLVSQDTTLAISEGWLGLSIALAWKHLALVVLLLMGAFRGVGEEYLEAARGFGAGTLRQIWAVMVPMAAPSIGLAVVLSLTSMLASFSIPLMMTKGSGPQMLMIDLYHRYGLHGDFGTASAIGVVSYLLAAGAAYYYLKGVVRQ
- a CDS encoding zinc-binding dehydrogenase is translated as MRAAVIHRHGGPEVLNIEEVPIPTAGPGEALIRVGACALNNMDIWARSGPPGGRVVFPWRERKFPLTTGGDVAGTVVAVGSETGVPAGPGVLPAASGAQEWQPGDRVVINPILACGRCGFCLAGEQTMCLSYKIFGEHTPGGLAEYVVAPFANLIRVPDHVSFEKAAVPAAYCTAWRMMITAGGLRAGEDVLAVGASGGVGTAVLLIARMAGARRIFAVLGGPEKAAKAAAAGAIPIDHREHPNFSEQILAATDGAGVHLAADPVGAPSWQQTIRSLRRGGRMTICGASGGERPDFDIREVYQCHRRIIGAPMGNASDLRAVMSAIFTGAIDPILHAVLPLSEIREAHRIMGAREHFGKVVMVP
- a CDS encoding ABC transporter permease subunit encodes the protein MNATVPPAAHQRDRPRGLLALVLRAALVAVLLAAVVGPLAGLVLWSVAERWHWPALLPQQVGLKYWARITQGDLLAALTRGVAIASVTTVVALVAAIPVSYGAARARLPLGPVLLMLFLLPQAFPQLPVFASAAVLFYRWNLAGTYAGVVLIHLVGGLVYAVWTMTAVFRAIGEDIEEAAINLGASVTRTFFRISLPLALPGVVASSILVFIYSLDEFTGTLLVGAPYVTTLPVYMYTASLGYELQIASVTALVLMVPGVLLLVLMERFLRAEYLAFFGRL
- a CDS encoding GntR family transcriptional regulator, encoding MSSRRLVRSTINPHSRVPKYLQLKAKFMREIQEGRWTEGARFASDQELTSQLGVSRMTVRQAVSELVNDGFLRRDHGKGTFVTRPRALRRFWTVISFTEEMRSRGLEVQNKLLGVRRVIPSGPIQKALRLGPGERVLQIRRIRAVHGQPIAYNVSNIPLSRCPDLDRCNLEEDSLYLIIQNRYGYRITRGDRAYRAAKPSRAEAALLGVAPGDPVLVVEGTTFVDREIPIDYCYEVYRE
- a CDS encoding TIGR00725 family protein; protein product: MNRPVRIGVIGEQDASPALVAVAEEVGREVARRGGVVVCGGMGGVMAGAARGAAREGGVVVGILPGSTADGGSPHVTIPIVTGMGEGRNVLIARTAEAVIAIGGAYGTLSEIAYALKMGVTVVGYGTWVMQRAGIEADPIRRVDKPIEAVALAWEAAVERRRSAEGNVPHEERSPKGRREEP
- a CDS encoding extracellular solute-binding protein; this translates as MRRLIAVLVVLVVVAAAGPAGYGQSRVTLQVAIAADVNVVEVHRNFLGVAFSKNHPTVGFNVVGTGTGEAASRAIYTKLKAQADAGRRNWDIDVAVVSMRYAAQMVRENLLHRFTSDLQFAPYVVGPDTVRAFGVDIKGYVVPMFRNQIAIAYNPQFVSKPPRTFAELEAWVRANPRRFGYNGIRGGVSGIGFTMGWVFYKTGQYDLLLQGPYDKAHEGMIRSSIEQLREFNRNVTVTSGNAGTLDALNRGEIWMGAVWVDQLVAWKNEGRMNPDITPVLIAPGLPIYPLYLTVPREAANRDWAAKYIDLVANPHIQAKVIVEQFGWYPGIDPNRVMPLVSDKAKALLFRGVTAEDLARYSRQMPLAEYYDFILLAYEEIVR
- a CDS encoding ABC transporter ATP-binding protein gives rise to the protein MDVRVEDLTKRYGQVTALDGVSQAFPSGALTAVVGPSGCGKTTLLRCLAGFVAPDRGRIRMGDRDVTYTQPQSRDAAMVFQSYALWPHMTVFENLAFALRLRKVSRRDVEQRVREALDLVELDRVPGIEGRKPRQLSGGQQQRVALARAIAVRPQVLLLDEPLSNLDAKIRHRVRVEIRALQRRTGITAIYVTHDQEEAMSIADMVVVMEGGRVAQAGRPEEVYAHPKSPFVAEFLGSTNVLAAVMDPDGRILPSAAGSLIFRAEDIQLASPQEPAPAGSAWVDGEVVDVLFLGAGYRAYIRVGEEVVMADHRTPMPRGAVRAVIPLDKVFAFGRN